One region of gamma proteobacterium HIMB55 genomic DNA includes:
- a CDS encoding ATP phosphoribosyltransferase involved in histidine biosynthesis (TIGRFAM: ATP phosphoribosyltransferase, regulatory subunit), translating to MSDTTRWLLPNGIDELLPEQARRVEHCRRRLLDICAGWGYEYVVPPLVEFSDSLLVGLGADLDELTCKFADRETGKTLAVRADITPQVARIDAHSLGRATVTRLSYAGSTLKSVANSIPADRSPVQMGAEIFGSADIAADVEVVDLLLSLVTQNGLSDVTFDIGHVAFCDLVLDATNLDSKQRETVLALLARKATSELDRFLLKLSDQSERDQVQLLASMHGGRDVIARAREGFADVSGVSALMDDLEAVLASCDRNGNVNVYIDLTEAHGYRYHSGVVFALYARELGSPIAKGGRYDGVGEAFGRSRPATGFAIDLKAWSMLAETPEVANRFVSSPAIDCRELLAAESALRAAGTVVIKALGDSIDPRCTQQLVQIEDKWLLKPVEKN from the coding sequence ATGAGTGACACGACACGATGGTTGCTCCCTAACGGGATCGATGAGCTTCTGCCTGAGCAGGCAAGGCGTGTCGAGCATTGTCGTCGCCGGCTTCTCGATATTTGTGCGGGCTGGGGTTATGAGTACGTTGTGCCGCCGCTCGTCGAGTTCAGTGATTCACTCTTGGTCGGCCTCGGTGCGGACCTCGATGAACTGACTTGCAAGTTTGCCGATCGAGAAACAGGGAAAACGCTCGCAGTTCGCGCGGATATTACCCCGCAAGTGGCGCGTATCGATGCCCATAGTTTGGGACGCGCCACTGTCACACGACTAAGTTACGCGGGTTCAACCTTGAAGAGTGTTGCTAACTCGATACCCGCCGATCGCAGCCCTGTACAAATGGGCGCTGAAATTTTTGGGTCTGCCGATATTGCTGCCGATGTCGAGGTGGTCGATTTATTGCTGTCGCTTGTGACTCAGAACGGCCTTTCGGACGTTACATTCGATATTGGCCACGTCGCTTTTTGTGACCTCGTTCTCGACGCCACCAATTTAGACAGCAAGCAGCGCGAGACCGTGCTCGCGCTACTCGCGCGCAAGGCCACATCTGAGTTAGATCGTTTTTTATTGAAGCTGAGTGATCAGAGCGAACGCGATCAAGTTCAGTTGCTTGCCAGCATGCACGGGGGCCGCGATGTGATCGCGAGAGCGAGAGAGGGGTTTGCTGATGTATCGGGCGTCAGTGCACTCATGGATGACCTTGAGGCCGTCCTCGCCAGTTGTGATCGTAACGGCAACGTAAACGTCTACATCGATCTCACCGAGGCACATGGCTATCGTTACCACTCCGGTGTGGTTTTTGCCTTGTATGCTCGGGAGCTTGGTTCGCCGATTGCCAAAGGCGGTCGTTACGACGGTGTCGGCGAGGCTTTTGGGCGATCTCGCCCGGCCACGGGTTTTGCGATTGATTTGAAGGCATGGTCAATGCTCGCAGAGACACCGGAGGTCGCTAATAGGTTTGTGTCATCACCTGCTATCGATTGTAGGGAGTTACTGGCTGCCGAGTCGGCGTTGAGAGCGGCCGGCACGGTCGTGATCAAGGCGCTCGGTGATTCGATAGATCCCCGATGTACGCAGCAACTTGTTCAAATTGAAGATAAATGGCTACTCAAGCCAGTGGAGAAAAACTAA
- a CDS encoding Adenylosuccinate synthetase (PFAM: Adenylosuccinate synthetase~TIGRFAM: adenylosuccinate synthase), producing the protein MGRNVVVLGTQWGDEGKGKIVDLLTEQAAAVVRFQGGHNAGHTLVIEGEKTVLHVIPSGILREDVECLIGNGVVLSAEALLKEINQLEARGVPVRERLKISSACPLILPYHVALDQAREAKRGEKKIGTTGRGIGPAYEDKVARRGLRLGDLKDPKRFADTLREVLDYHNHALVHYYGAEALDFDEVLATALEECGQLLPMMADVTTRLHEHREAGANIMFEGAQGSLLDIDHGTYPFVTSSNTTAGGTATGSGFGPLYLDYVLGITKAYTTRVGSGPFPTELFDDVGRRLAERGHEFGATTGRPRRCGWFDAVALKAAVQINSISGICLTKLDVLDGLEQISICIGYTDVEGNKVMGGAENYDDLHPVYEQVSGWSESTVGAQRVEDLPEAAVNYIKRLESLVGAPIDIISTGPDRSETIVLRNPYA; encoded by the coding sequence ATGGGTCGTAATGTGGTTGTGCTCGGCACGCAGTGGGGCGATGAGGGCAAGGGCAAAATTGTTGACTTGCTGACCGAGCAAGCGGCTGCCGTTGTTCGCTTCCAAGGTGGGCATAACGCAGGACATACACTGGTTATCGAGGGTGAGAAAACGGTTCTTCATGTCATTCCCTCGGGGATTCTTCGTGAGGATGTTGAGTGTCTTATTGGCAACGGTGTGGTGCTTTCAGCAGAAGCATTATTGAAAGAGATTAACCAACTGGAGGCGCGTGGGGTTCCCGTTCGTGAACGGCTTAAGATTTCCTCTGCTTGCCCACTGATTTTGCCCTACCACGTTGCACTGGATCAGGCGCGTGAGGCCAAGCGCGGTGAGAAAAAAATTGGGACAACCGGCAGAGGTATTGGCCCAGCCTACGAGGATAAGGTTGCACGACGCGGACTTCGCCTTGGTGATTTGAAAGACCCCAAGCGTTTTGCCGATACGCTCCGTGAAGTCCTCGATTATCATAATCATGCATTGGTTCATTATTACGGTGCCGAGGCGCTGGATTTTGACGAGGTGCTCGCCACGGCGCTCGAGGAGTGTGGGCAACTCCTGCCCATGATGGCTGACGTTACGACCCGGCTTCATGAGCATCGCGAGGCAGGTGCGAACATCATGTTCGAGGGCGCACAGGGCTCACTCCTTGATATCGATCACGGTACCTATCCCTTTGTGACTAGTTCGAACACGACTGCTGGCGGTACAGCAACGGGTTCAGGCTTTGGCCCGCTGTATCTGGATTATGTCTTAGGCATTACCAAGGCATACACAACCCGTGTTGGATCAGGTCCTTTCCCAACAGAGCTCTTTGATGATGTCGGTCGTCGACTCGCTGAGCGCGGTCACGAATTCGGTGCAACCACTGGACGTCCTCGCCGCTGCGGTTGGTTTGACGCAGTTGCATTGAAGGCTGCCGTTCAAATCAACTCTATTTCGGGGATCTGCTTGACCAAGCTCGATGTCCTGGACGGACTTGAGCAAATCTCCATTTGCATCGGCTATACCGACGTAGAGGGCAATAAAGTGATGGGTGGCGCAGAAAACTACGACGATCTTCATCCCGTCTACGAGCAAGTCTCGGGTTGGAGCGAGTCTACGGTAGGCGCGCAACGCGTTGAAGATCTTCCGGAGGCGGCAGTAAATTACATCAAGCGCCTCGAGAGTCTCGTTGGTGCCCCCATTGACATTATCTCAACGGGGCCCGATCGTTCAGAGACCATTGTGCTGAGGAATCCCTACGCTTGA
- a CDS encoding hypothetical protein (PFAM: DUF218 domain) — protein MFTLTKVLSLFVYPLSLGVFLIGLSLLGQLRGNRAAAGLYTFFALMVLYYPSTEFGVEAIAKPLEARYPAFSPEELPDGDTIVVLGGGIEAEGVYGRWGDLNHASDRVISAAELWHAKKAPKIIVSGGSTQGPISEASRMADLLKRLGVPASAISLEEKSLNTEGNAREVAALTNAGSQHILLVTSSVHMRRAAAYFTAYGFRVTAAPTDHRVPRYPNAVPGWMPQIKHLDASTAAIHEWVGYWVAKQLGHFDPVVSDSSEASA, from the coding sequence ATGTTTACATTGACGAAAGTTCTTTCACTGTTTGTTTACCCGCTGTCTCTCGGGGTATTTCTGATTGGACTTTCGTTACTGGGGCAGCTGCGTGGCAACCGGGCTGCGGCTGGGCTCTACACGTTCTTCGCGCTTATGGTGCTCTATTACCCGTCAACTGAGTTTGGGGTTGAGGCCATCGCAAAGCCACTCGAAGCCCGGTATCCCGCGTTTTCTCCAGAGGAGCTCCCTGATGGTGACACCATTGTTGTACTGGGTGGTGGTATTGAAGCCGAGGGGGTCTACGGGCGTTGGGGGGATTTGAATCACGCCTCGGACCGTGTGATTTCCGCAGCGGAGCTGTGGCATGCAAAAAAGGCCCCTAAGATCATTGTTAGTGGCGGTAGCACACAGGGCCCGATCTCTGAGGCAAGCCGCATGGCTGATTTGTTAAAGCGACTGGGTGTCCCCGCATCGGCTATTAGCCTAGAGGAGAAAAGTCTCAACACAGAGGGCAACGCTCGCGAAGTAGCGGCACTCACGAATGCAGGCTCGCAACACATTCTTCTTGTAACCTCTTCGGTACACATGCGACGCGCGGCAGCGTACTTTACGGCGTACGGTTTTCGCGTCACGGCGGCACCCACCGATCATCGTGTGCCGCGTTATCCCAATGCAGTTCCCGGCTGGATGCCGCAGATCAAACATCTCGATGCTTCCACTGCAGCTATCCACGAATGGGTGGGCTATTGGGTGGCCAAGCAGTTAGGACATTTTGATCCTGTCGTTTCAGATAGCTCTGAGGCAAGTGCTTAA
- a CDS encoding DNA-binding domain-containing protein, AraC-type — protein MGNNDKEVIMRLHALSSDAPASNIPQNNNANLAPLAWGNGEDVFALRLRQSPPKPPERLLAFIDVPDASALSRTTLRVIDALLTGDLSRIRSDTLSDSLRVSPTTLRRRLSRDSLTYQQILDAVRRYRCEEILAGDWAPGKCLAWDLGYAEVNSFYRAFRRWTGYNYSELKLLLI, from the coding sequence ATGGGCAACAACGACAAGGAAGTGATCATGAGACTACATGCGTTAAGCAGCGACGCGCCCGCGTCAAATATCCCCCAAAACAACAATGCCAACCTCGCACCACTCGCGTGGGGAAATGGTGAGGACGTGTTTGCACTGCGATTGCGTCAGAGCCCGCCCAAACCCCCGGAGCGATTACTGGCATTCATCGATGTCCCCGACGCCAGCGCACTATCGCGAACAACACTTCGGGTGATCGACGCCCTACTCACGGGTGATTTGAGCCGTATACGATCAGACACTCTTTCAGACAGTCTTCGTGTCAGCCCAACAACCCTGCGCCGGCGCCTCAGTAGAGACTCACTGACATATCAACAGATATTAGATGCTGTGCGACGTTATCGCTGTGAGGAAATTTTGGCGGGCGACTGGGCCCCGGGTAAGTGTCTCGCATGGGACTTGGGCTATGCTGAAGTAAACAGCTTTTATCGCGCGTTTCGGCGGTGGACCGGCTACAACTACAGCGAACTCAAACTGCTATTAATTTAG